A single Danio aesculapii chromosome 19, fDanAes4.1, whole genome shotgun sequence DNA region contains:
- the cited4a gene encoding cbp/p300-interacting transactivator 4a: MAEHMMMPMNHSSAGGGLHGYRMGMNGPSPHGHQPSLRTLPNGQLMHYSRGPQNSMEAAMRQRSVMNGIMNTQVNGQMSGGHPHQMQQANMMYGSPNQQPQGHPQSQHHHMHPQNQHPQQYMGSGGLSASQQLMASMHLQKLNTPYHGHPHGPMNGHHMGNVQHRMGPAQLAGMQMGMGGPALGHNVMDIDLIDEEVLTSLVLELGLDRVQELPELFLGQNEFDFFSDFVCKQQPSTVSC, encoded by the coding sequence ATGGCTGAACACATGATGATGCCTATGAACCATAGTTCTGCTGGCGGAGGTCTGCATGGTTATCGCATGGGAATGAATGGCCCTTCTCCACATGGACACCAGCCCAGTCTGCGGACACTTCCCAATGGGCAGCTCATGCACTACAGCAGGGGGCCTCAGAACTCAATGGAGGCGGCCATGAGGCAGAGGAGCGTGATGAATGGCATCATGAACACTCAGGTGAATGGCCAGATGAGTGGCGGACACCCCCACCAAATGCAGCAAGCAAATATGATGTATGGAAGTCCAAATCAACAACCCCAAGGCCACCCTCAAAGCCAGCACCACCATATGCACCCCCAGAACCAGCACCCACAGCAGTATATGGGTAGTGGAGGTCTTTCAGCATCTCAGCAGCTTATGGCAAGCATGCATCTTCAAAAACTCAACACTCCATACCACGGGCACCCACATGGCCCAATGAATGGGCATCACATGGGAAATGTTCAGCATAGAATGGGTCCTGCTCAGTTGGCAGGCATGCAGATGGGGATGGGTGGGCCAGCACTGGGCCACAACGTCATGGACATAGACTTAATTGACGAAGAAGTATTGACGTCATTGGTGTTGGAACTTGGGCTGGATCGAGTTCAGGAGCTGCCTGAGCTATTCCTTGGACAAAACGAGTTTGATTTTTTCTCAGACTTTGTTTGCAAGCAGCAGCCAAGTACTGTCAGCTGTTGA